From one Lotus japonicus ecotype B-129 chromosome 3, LjGifu_v1.2 genomic stretch:
- the LOC130742745 gene encoding GDSL esterase/lipase At1g29670-like, with protein sequence MGSESKTWLILSFVLMVASIMQHSTVLGESQVPCIFVFGDSLSDSGNNNNLPTSAKANFLPYGIDFPATFPTGRYSNGRNPIDKIAQMLGFKKFIPPFANLSGSDILKGVNYASGSAGIRKESGSQLGHNVNLGLQLLHHRAIVSRIAHKLGGLDKATQYLSQCLYYVNIGTNDFEQNYFLPNVFNTSRMYTPKQYAKALIHQLSHYLQTLHHFGARKSVLVGLDRLGCIPKLLVNGSCVEEKNVAAFLFNDQLKSLVDHFNKKILTDSKFIFINSTSIIHDESVGFMVTKHGCCPTNDRGKCIPEGIPCRNRHEYVFWDGIHTTEAANLVTAITSYNSSNPAIAYPTNIKHLIQSNTIN encoded by the exons ATGGGTAGTGAGAGTAAAACATGGTTGATTCTCTCTTTTGTTCTCATGGTTGCAAGCATCATGCAACATAGTACTGtccttggagaatcccaagtgcctTGCATTTTTGTGTTTGGGGATTCTCTATCTGACAGTGGAAACAACAACAATCTTCCAACCTCAGCAAAAGCTAATTTCTTGCCATATGGCATCGACTTCCCTGCAACTTTTCCGACTGGAAGATATTCCAACGGACGAAATCCCATTGACAAAATAG CCCAAATGTTGGGATTTAAAAAATTCATCCCACCCTTTGCAAACCTCAGTGGCTCAGACATACTAAAAGGTGTCAACTATGCATCTGGTTCAGCCGGAATTCGCAAAGAGAGCGGCAGCCAATTG GGTCATAACGTCAACTTGGGATTACAACTACTCCATCACAGAGCCATAGTGTCCCGAATTGCCCACAAACTTGGAGGTTTAGACAAAGCTACACAATACCTTAGTCAGTGCTTGTATTATGTGAATATAGGCACCAATGATTTTGAACAAAATTACTTCCTTCCCAATGTATTCAACACGAGCCGCATGTATACCCCGAAGCAATATGCTAAAGCTCTTATCCACCAGTTATCTCATTATTTACAG ACTCTACATCATTTTGGAGCAAGAAAGTCAGTGCTGGTTGGGTTAGATCGCTTAGGTTGCATTCCAAAGCTTTTAGTAAATGGATCTTGTGTTGAGGAGAAGAATGTTGCTGCATTCCTGTTTAATGATCAGCTTAAATCTCTAGTGGATCATTTCAACAAGAAAATCTTAACTGATTCCAAATTCATTTTCATAAACAGTACATCCATAATCCACGACGAATCCGTTG GTTTCATGGTTACTAAACATGGTTGTTGCCCGACAAATGACCGGGGAAAATGTATTCCAGAAGGAATTCCATGCCGGAATAGGCATGAGTATGTATTTTGGGATGGAATTCACACAACAGAAGCTGCAAACTTAGTCACCGCAATAACTTCGTACAACTCTTCTAATCCAGCCATCGCTTACCCAACAAATATCAAACACCTTATTCAATCTAATACAATAAATTAA
- the LOC130746289 gene encoding GDSL esterase/lipase At1g29670-like — protein MVGSVSFLIVASIIQHSTVLGESQVPCIFVSGDSLSDSGNNNNLPTSAKANFLPYGIDFPATFPTGRYSNGRNPIDKIAQLLGFQEFIPPFANLSGSDILKGVNYASGSAGIRKESGSQLGHNVNLGLQLLHHRAIVSQIAHKLGGLDKATQYLNQCLYYVNIGTNDFEQNYFLPNVFNTSRMYTPKQYAKALIHQLSHYLQTLHHFGARKSVLIGLDRLGCIPKLMVNGSCVEEKNVAAFLFNDQLKSLVDRFNKKILTDSKFIFINSTSIIRDKSAGFTVTHHGCCPTNVKGKCIHDGIPCQNRNEYVFWDGIHTTEAANLVTAITSYNSSNPAIAYPTNIKHLVQSNTIN, from the exons ATGGTTGGTTCTGTCTCTTTTCTCATAGTTGCAAGTATCATACAACATAGTACTGtccttggagaatcccaagtgcctTGCATTTTTGTGTCTGGGGATTCTCTATCTGATAGTGGAAATAACAACAATCTTCCAACCTCTGCAAAAGCTAATTTCTTGCCATATGGCATCGACTTCCCTGCAACTTTCCCAACTGGAAGATATTCCAACGGAAGAAATCCCATTGACAAAATAG CACAATTGTTGGGATTTCAGGAATTCATCCCACCCTTTGCAAACCTTAGTGGCTCGGACATATTAAAAGGTGTCAACTATGCATCGGGTTCAGCCGGAATTCGCAAGGAGAGCGGCAGCCAATTG GGTCATAACGTCAACTTGGGATTACAACTACTTCATCACAGAGCCATAGTGTCTCAAATTGCCCACAAACTTGGAGGTTTAGACAAAGCTACACAGTACCTTAATCAGTGCTTGTATTATGTGAATATAGGCACCAATGATTTCGAACAAAATTACTTCCTTCCCAATGTATTCAACACAAGCCGCATGTATACCCCGAAGCAATATGCTAAAGCTCTTATCCACCAGTTATCTCATTATTTACAG ACTTTGCATCATTTTGGGGCAAGAAAGTCCGTGCTGATTGGGTTGGATCGCTTAGGTTGCATTCCAAAGCTCATGGTAAATGGATCTTGTGTTGAGGAGAAGAATGTTGCTGCATTCCTTTTTAATGATCAGCTTAAATCTCTAGTGGACCGATTCAACAAGAAAATCTTAACTGATTCCAAATTCATCTTTATAAATAGTACATCCATAATCCGTGACAAATCTGCTG GTTTCACGGTCACTCATCATGGTTGTTGCCCGACAAATGTAAAGGGAAAATGTATTCATGATGGTATTCCATGCCAGAATAGGAATGAGTATGTGTTTTGGGATGGAATTCACACAACAGAAGCTGCAAACTTAGTCACTGCAATAACTTCGTACAACTCTTCTAATCCAGCGATCGCGTACCCAACAAATATCAAACACCTTGTTCAATCCAATACAATAAATTAG
- the LOC130742744 gene encoding GDSL esterase/lipase At1g29670-like codes for MGCESKTWLILSLVTVMVASIMQHSTVLGESQVPCIFVFGDSLSDSGNNNNLPTSAKANFLPYGIDFPATFPTGRYSNGRNPIDKIAQLLGFQEFIPPFANLNGSDILKGVNYASGSAGIRKESGSQLGHNVNLGLQLLHHRAIVSRIAHKLGGLDKATQYLSQCLYYVNIGTNDFEQNYFLPNVFNTSRMYTPKQYAKVLIHQLSHYLQTLHHFGARKSVLVGLDRLGCIPKLRVNGSCVEEKNAAVFLFNDQLKSLVDQFNKKILTDSKFIFINSTSIIHDKSVGFAVTHHGCCPTNEKGKCIRDGIPCKNRNEYVFWDGIHTTESANLVTAITSYNSSNPAIAYPTNIKHLVQSNTIN; via the exons ATGGGTTGTGAGAGTAAAACATGGTTGATTCTGTCTCTTGTAACTGTCATGGTTGCAAGCATCATGCAACATAGTACTGTCCtcggagaatcccaagtgcctTGCATTTTTGTGTTTGGGGATTCTCTATCTGATAGTGGAAACAACAACAATCTTCCAACCTCTGCAAAAGCTAATTTCTTGCCATATGGCATCGACTTTCCTGCAACTTTCCCAACCGGAAGATATTCCAACGGAAGAAATCCCATTGATAAAATAG CCCAACTGTTGGGATTTCAAGAATTCATCCCCCCATTTGCAAACCTTAATGGCTCAGACATACTCAAAGGTGTCAACTATGCATCTGGCTCAGCTGGAATTCGCAAGGAGAGCGGCAGCCAATTG GGTCATAACGTCAACTTGGGATTACAACTACTTCATCACAGAGCCATAGTATCACGTATTGCTCACAAACTTGGAGGTTTAGACAAAGCTACACAATACCTTAGTCAGTGCTTGTATTACGTGAATATAGGCACTAATGATTTCGAACAAAATTACTTCCTTCCCAATGTATTCAACACAAGCCGCATGTATACCCCGAAGCAGTATGCTAAAGTTCTTATCCACCAATTATCTCATTACTTACAG ACACTGCATCATTTTGGGGCAAGAAAGTCCGTGCTGGTTGGGTTGGATCGCTTAGGTTGCATTCCAAAGCTCAGAGTAAATGGATCTTGTGTTGAGGAGAAGAATGCTGCCGTATTCCTTTTTAATGATCAACTAAAATCTCTAGTGGATCAATTCAACAAGAAAATCTTAACTGATTCCAAATTCATCTTCATAAATAGTACATCCATAATCCACGACAAATCCGTTG GTTTCGCGGTTACTCATCATGGTTGTTGCCCGACAAATGAAAAGGGGAAATGTATTCGTGATGGTATTCCATGCAAGAATAGGAACGAGTATGTGTTTTGGGATGGAATTCATACAACAGAGTCCGCAAATTTAGTCACTGCAATAACTTCATACAATTCTTCTAATCCAGCCATCGCTTACCCAACAAATATCAAACACCTTGTCCAATCCAATACAATAAATTAG
- the LOC130742746 gene encoding GDSL esterase/lipase At1g29670-like — protein MGCESTKTWLVLSLVLMVASIMQRSTVLGESQVPCIFVFGDSLSDSGNNNNLPTSAKANFLPYGIDFPATFPTGRYSNGRNPIDKIAQLLGFQEFIPPFANLSGSDILKGVNYASGSAGIRKESGGQLGHNVNLGLQLLHHRAIVSRISHKLGGLDKATQYLNQCLYYVNIGTNDFEQNYFLPNVFNTSRMYTPKQYAKALIHQLSHYLQTLHHFGARKSVLVGLDRLGCIPKLMVNGSCVEEKNVAAFLFNDQLKSLVDRFNKKILIDSKFIFINSTSIIRDKSAGFTVTHHGCCPTNVKGKCIRDGIPCQNRNEYVFWDGIHTTEAANLVTAITSYNSSNPAIAYPTNIKHLVQSNTIN, from the exons atgggTTGTGAGAGTACTAAAACATGGTTGGTTCTATCTCTTGTTCTCATGGTTGCAAGCATCATGCAACGTAGTACTGtccttggagaatcccaagtgcctTGCATTTTTGTGTTTGGGGATTCTCTATCTGATAGTGGAAACAACAACAATCTTCCAACCTCCGCAAAAGCTAATTTCTTGCCATATGGCATCGACTTCCCTGCAACTTTCCCAACTGGAAGATATTCCAACGGAAGAAATCCCATTGACAAAATAG CACAATTGTTGGGATTTCAGGAATTCATCCCACCCTTTGCAAACCTTAGTGGCTCGGACATATTAAAAGGTGTCAACTATGCATCCGGTTCAGCCGGAATTCGCAAGGAGAGCGGCGGCCAATTG GGTCATAACGTCAACTTGGGATTACAACTACTTCATCACAGAGCCATAGTGTCTCGAATTTCCCACAAACTTGGAGGTTTAGACAAAGCTACACAATACCTTAATCAATGCTTGTATTATGTGAATATAGGCACCAATGATTTCGAACAAAATTACTTCCTTCCCAATGTATTCAACACAAGCCGCATGTATACCCCGAAGCAATATGCTAAAGCTCTTATCCACCAATTATCTCATTACTTACAG ACTTTGCATCATTTTGGGGCAAGAAAGTCCGTGCTGGTTGGGTTGGATCGCTTAGGTTGCATTCCAAAGCTCATGGTAAATGGATCTTGTGTTGAGGAGAAGAATGTTGCTGCATTCCTTTTTAATGATCAGCTGAAATCTCTAGTGGACCGATTCAACAAGAAAATCTTAATTGATTCCAAATTCATCTTTATAAATAGTACATCCATAATCCGTGACAAATCTGCTG GTTTCACGGTCACTCATCATGGTTGTTGCCCGACAAATGTAAAGGGAAAATGTATTCGTGATGGTATTCCATGCCAGAATAGGAATGAGTATGTATTTTGGGATGGAATTCACACAACAGAAGCTGCAAACTTAGTCACTGCAATAACTTCGTACAACTCTTCTAATCCCGCGATCGCGTACCCAACAAATATCAAACACCTTGTTCAATCCAATACAATAAATTAG
- the LOC130744801 gene encoding cytochrome b561 and DOMON domain-containing protein At5g47530-like: MVGSQALVAFRRTDGSFKAYTSPITSYATLLQEGNLSFPVHNVSGPNLESFGTLDFVSGKIEEIRSKMNFKRTRLRSVHGFLNAISWGILMPIGVIFARYLKTFNGLGATWFHLHRACQSIAFLIGIVGFVTGVYMGNHYGVHHGPHRCIGITLIVLATAQVFVAICLRPNKDHKYRKFWNFFHYIIGYSTIILAILNVCKGFDILHGHMMWKKMYIGVLISLAVIAVMLEVITWIRWCNKRSNSEESDDQQLP, from the exons ATGGTGGGTTCTCAAGCACTTGTCGCGTTTCGAAGAACCGATGGGAGTTTCAAAGCATACACTTCACCTATAACAAGTTATGCGACTCTTTTGCAAGAGGGTAATCTTAGCTTCCCTGTTCACAATGTTTCAG gGCCTAATCTTGAGTCTTTTGGAACTTTAGATTTTGTTTCTGGGAAGATTGAAGAAATCAGGTCAAAAATGAACTTCAAAAGAACCAGACTCAGAAGT GTACATGGATTTTTGAATGCGATAAGCTGGGGAATACTAATGCCAATCGGGGTGATCTTTGCTCGCTACTTGAAGACATTTAATGGTTTAGGAGCAACATGGTTTCATTTGCATCGAGCTTGTCAATCTATTGCATTCTTGATTGGCATTGTGGGCTTTGTCACTGGTGTGTACATGGGAAATCACTATGGAGTTCATCATGGTCCTCATAGATGCATCGGAATCACTCTAATTGTTCTAGCAACTGCTCAAGTTTTTGTTGCCATATGCCTGAGGCCTAACAAGGATCACAAGTATAGaaaattttggaatttttttcaCTACATAATCGGCTATTCAACGATTATCTTAGCCATATTGAATGTCTGTAAAGGCTTTGACATCCTCCATGGTCACATGATGTGGAAGAAAATGTATATTGGGGTACTCATATCCCTAGCCGTGATTGCTGTGATGTTGGAGGTGATAACTTGGATTCGGTGGTGCAACAAGAGGTCCAACTCTGAGGAAAGTGATGACCAGCAGCTCCCATAG